The following proteins come from a genomic window of Stigmatopora nigra isolate UIUO_SnigA chromosome 9, RoL_Snig_1.1, whole genome shotgun sequence:
- the LOC144202191 gene encoding phosphatase and actin regulator 1-like isoform X1: MFKTAHYPSVDHPASITMHDTWWLARHSTVHAPLAPTPAPAMATEKPKKNAFSLAKIMSIGGRKGHQGTDAHYNNNNNTPFAIHCHIGKEIKHICSNCSRGSDAHDAEEVERLAVMRSESLVSGAHTPPIRCRSRLATLGRLLKPWKWRKKKSDKFKQTSAALERKMSVRQSRDELIKRGVLKEIFEKATGEFRTTMDGDVCPQEPPVKSSLLFAPKKSATFPGDLQDNSAKPPLYHKQPPALPPKPFSRISNHSTDSCQPVKLPCMPGAKHSPPLPPKKVMICVPQGGLDGTTCTSPNPLNAMSQKCGATQVMPGHHGALLPSQFAALSTLHQNHGHPLQLQYGSLHAPSRIIEELNKTLALSMQRFESSLFHIGNQCAPLDRREVPSVIIDYEGDKENIPNESDYEDLPSMYKDEDDVDDDDEEDDDEEDDDIFTSTLAQKVLRKDSLAIKLSNRPSKRELEEKNILPVQTDEERLESRQQIGTKLTRRLSQRPTAEELEQRNILKPRNEQEEIEEKREIKRRLTRKLSQRPTVEELRQAKILIRFSDYVEVSDAQDYDRRADKPWTRLTAADKAAIRKELNDFKSNEMEVHESSRHLTRFHRP, encoded by the exons ATGTTCAAGACGGCGCACTACCCTAGCGTGGACCACCCCGCGTCCATAACCATGCACGATACCTGGTGGCTCGCCCGGCACAGCACGGTGCACGCCCCCCTGGCTCCGACTCCGGCTCCGGCCATGGCTACGGAAAAGCCCAAGAAGAACGCCTTCAGCCTGGCTAAAATCATGTCTATCGGCGGCAGGAAGGGCCATCAAGGCACCGACGcgcactacaacaacaacaataacacgCCATTCGCCATACATTGTCACATCGGGAAGGAAATCAAGCACATTTGTAGCAACTGCAGCCGTGGGAGCGACGCGCATGACG CTGAAGAGGTCGAAAGGCTAGCCGTGATGCGATCCGAGTCCTTGGTCTCTGGCGCCCACACTCCCCCTATCCGATGTCGGAGCAGGCTCGCCACGCTTGGACGCCTCCTCAAACCTTGGaaatggaggaagaagaagagcgaCAAGTTCAAGCAGACGTCAGCTG CGCTGGAAAGGAAGATGTCAGTGCGACAGAGTCGAGATGAATTGATCAAGAGGGGAGTATTAAAGGAGATCTTTGAGAAAG CAACGGGTGAGTTTCGAACCACGATGGATGGCGACGTCTGCCCTCAAGAGCCACCTGTTAAGTCATCCTTGCTCTTCGCTCCCAAGAAGTCTGCCACATTCCCAGGTGACCTTCAGGACAACTCTGCCAAACCGCCACTGTACCACAAACAGCCGCCAGCTCTGCCTCCCAAGCCTTTTTCCCGCATCTCAAACCATAGTACCG ATTCTTGCCAGCCAGTGAAGTTGCCGTGCATGCCCGGGGCTAAGCACTCTCCGCCCCTCCCGCCGAAGAAAGTCATGATTTGCGTACCTCAAGGGGGACTGGACGGCACCACTTGCACGTCCCCAAACCCGCTCAACGCTATGTCCCAAAAGTGTGGCGCTACCCAAGTGATGCCGGGTCATCACGGAGCCCTGCTGCCCTCCCAGTTCGCTGCTCTGTCCACTCTCCACCAGAACCATGGGCATCCTCTTCAACTGCAGTACGGAAGCTTGCATGCGCCAAGCCGCATCATTGAGGAGCTCAACAAAACCTTGGCGTTGTCCATGCAGAGGTTTGAAAG CTCCTTGTTTCACATAGGCAATCAGTGCGCTCCTTTGGACAGAAGAGAAGTGCCATCAGTGATCATCGACTACGAGGGTGACAAGGAGAACATACCTAACGAGTCCGACTATGAGGATCTGCCCAGCATGTACAAAGACGAGGACGACGTcgatgacgacgacgaagaAGACGACGACGAAGAAGACGACGATATATTTACCA GCACGCTTGCTCAGAAGGTGCTTCGCAAAGACTCACTTGCCATCAAACTTAGCAACCGCCCATCCAAGAGGGAACTGGAGGAGAAAAATATCCTGCCAGTGCAGACAGATGAGGAGAGGTTGGAGTCAAGACAACAGATTGGCACCAAACTCACCAG GCGATTGAGTCAAAGGCCGACAGCAGAAGAGCTGGAACAGAGAAACATCCTTAAGC CTCGCAACGAACAAGAAGAAATCGAGGAGAAGCGGGAGATAAAGCGAAGGCTGACTCGAAAG ctTAGCCAGAGGCCCACTGTGGAAGAACTAAGACAGGCCAAGATCCTCATCCGTTTCAGTGACTACGTGGAGGTCTCCGACGCGCAGGACTATGACCGGCGGGCAGATAAGCCCTGGACCCGTCTGACTGCAGCTGACAAG GCAGCTATACGAAAAGAGCTCAACGATTTTAAAAGCAACGAGATGGAAGTGCACGAATCCAGTCGTCATTTAACTAG gtTTCACCGACCATAG
- the LOC144202191 gene encoding phosphatase and actin regulator 1-like isoform X2 produces MATTPDRTDRRLIRRLRSRSDTPYLVEARFSFNLRTAEEVERLAVMRSESLVSGAHTPPIRCRSRLATLGRLLKPWKWRKKKSDKFKQTSAALERKMSVRQSRDELIKRGVLKEIFEKATGEFRTTMDGDVCPQEPPVKSSLLFAPKKSATFPGDLQDNSAKPPLYHKQPPALPPKPFSRISNHSTDSCQPVKLPCMPGAKHSPPLPPKKVMICVPQGGLDGTTCTSPNPLNAMSQKCGATQVMPGHHGALLPSQFAALSTLHQNHGHPLQLQYGSLHAPSRIIEELNKTLALSMQRFESSLFHIGNQCAPLDRREVPSVIIDYEGDKENIPNESDYEDLPSMYKDEDDVDDDDEEDDDEEDDDIFTSTLAQKVLRKDSLAIKLSNRPSKRELEEKNILPVQTDEERLESRQQIGTKLTRRLSQRPTAEELEQRNILKPRNEQEEIEEKREIKRRLTRKLSQRPTVEELRQAKILIRFSDYVEVSDAQDYDRRADKPWTRLTAADKAAIRKELNDFKSNEMEVHESSRHLTRFHRP; encoded by the exons CTGAAGAGGTCGAAAGGCTAGCCGTGATGCGATCCGAGTCCTTGGTCTCTGGCGCCCACACTCCCCCTATCCGATGTCGGAGCAGGCTCGCCACGCTTGGACGCCTCCTCAAACCTTGGaaatggaggaagaagaagagcgaCAAGTTCAAGCAGACGTCAGCTG CGCTGGAAAGGAAGATGTCAGTGCGACAGAGTCGAGATGAATTGATCAAGAGGGGAGTATTAAAGGAGATCTTTGAGAAAG CAACGGGTGAGTTTCGAACCACGATGGATGGCGACGTCTGCCCTCAAGAGCCACCTGTTAAGTCATCCTTGCTCTTCGCTCCCAAGAAGTCTGCCACATTCCCAGGTGACCTTCAGGACAACTCTGCCAAACCGCCACTGTACCACAAACAGCCGCCAGCTCTGCCTCCCAAGCCTTTTTCCCGCATCTCAAACCATAGTACCG ATTCTTGCCAGCCAGTGAAGTTGCCGTGCATGCCCGGGGCTAAGCACTCTCCGCCCCTCCCGCCGAAGAAAGTCATGATTTGCGTACCTCAAGGGGGACTGGACGGCACCACTTGCACGTCCCCAAACCCGCTCAACGCTATGTCCCAAAAGTGTGGCGCTACCCAAGTGATGCCGGGTCATCACGGAGCCCTGCTGCCCTCCCAGTTCGCTGCTCTGTCCACTCTCCACCAGAACCATGGGCATCCTCTTCAACTGCAGTACGGAAGCTTGCATGCGCCAAGCCGCATCATTGAGGAGCTCAACAAAACCTTGGCGTTGTCCATGCAGAGGTTTGAAAG CTCCTTGTTTCACATAGGCAATCAGTGCGCTCCTTTGGACAGAAGAGAAGTGCCATCAGTGATCATCGACTACGAGGGTGACAAGGAGAACATACCTAACGAGTCCGACTATGAGGATCTGCCCAGCATGTACAAAGACGAGGACGACGTcgatgacgacgacgaagaAGACGACGACGAAGAAGACGACGATATATTTACCA GCACGCTTGCTCAGAAGGTGCTTCGCAAAGACTCACTTGCCATCAAACTTAGCAACCGCCCATCCAAGAGGGAACTGGAGGAGAAAAATATCCTGCCAGTGCAGACAGATGAGGAGAGGTTGGAGTCAAGACAACAGATTGGCACCAAACTCACCAG GCGATTGAGTCAAAGGCCGACAGCAGAAGAGCTGGAACAGAGAAACATCCTTAAGC CTCGCAACGAACAAGAAGAAATCGAGGAGAAGCGGGAGATAAAGCGAAGGCTGACTCGAAAG ctTAGCCAGAGGCCCACTGTGGAAGAACTAAGACAGGCCAAGATCCTCATCCGTTTCAGTGACTACGTGGAGGTCTCCGACGCGCAGGACTATGACCGGCGGGCAGATAAGCCCTGGACCCGTCTGACTGCAGCTGACAAG GCAGCTATACGAAAAGAGCTCAACGATTTTAAAAGCAACGAGATGGAAGTGCACGAATCCAGTCGTCATTTAACTAG gtTTCACCGACCATAG